Genomic segment of Salvia splendens isolate huo1 chromosome 12, SspV2, whole genome shotgun sequence:
AACCAAAACCAGTAGATGCTAGTGCAAAGGGAGACCGGAAACGAGTTAGCTTACCTTCATGAGTCGTGCAACCGTGATGCGATGCACTGTACAAGTAAATGACTGAACACTCCATAGTCCTAACAAGATCAGCATTTCATACATACTCCTCAATGATTCCATCATAGGAAACTATCACTAACCATCAATCAACAATGTGATTCGAAATAGAGCTGCGAAAGGAAAGCACATTTCTCCACTGGGAGAACTACTAGCAGAAACGACCTGCTCGTAGCAGCAAATTTGAATACGCAAGGAGTTGATAGTTATGTCTCCATCTGCAGCTCAACAGAGCCAGAGAGAAAACATGGAAAGTAGCCACTTCCTAGTTTCCATGGCAGAAATTGATTAACCAATATATATAAATCAATTCAATCGAACAGGAGCAAGGCTAACAAAGGGATGGCGCAATATCCCATTAGGAACATTGGAGCTCCCATTTGGACTTGGGATCGGCTAAGAAATGAATGATCAACATGATACAAGTCATATTAATCAAAACATCTGATCCATGAACCATGAACATTGGTTCTGACAATATTTCAAGAGTTCCTTGGTCATTCATTAACAACTAAAGAAAAAACCAGATTTGGTCATCATGCCAAAAATCTCGGTAATAAAAATGGCAGAAATGCCTTCCATGTATCAGAATTCTATTCAGACACATGCATAGAGACCACCTAAAGTTGTTGAACCTACATATCACTGAGGATAGTACACTGGAGGGTATTGAGATGGTACATCATATCCACCATAACCTACGGCCCTGTTATAATAACCAGGTTGTGCATGTGTTTCTGGAGTATAGGCATTGGATGTTGATGGATTTAGGTTCCCCAAGTAGCCTAAAGGGGTTCCTGGCAATCCACACAAATCTGCAGATGCGCCCACATATGGGGAAGCGACCACCAGAGATCCTGGCATGCCATACGCTCCAGAAGATGAACCAAGGTATGAAGCAGCAGGATCTGGCAACAAGCCGCCTACCCTCATCATAGAAGATGGGTGTGGTGGGCGAAAACCTGGATTGCcattaaatttccttttaaatGGTGATGGAGCAGCTGCTGGTTTTATTCGCTTGTTCCCATTCCCATTATGTTTCTGTTGCTTTGGTGGCACTGGCAGCTGAAGCTTTGGGAAAGGGGCTGCAGCAGGTCTTTTTCTGTCAGCCTTCTCCTTCTCCAACCTCTTGATCCGCATCAACATTTCATCTTTTGGGTACTGTGATTCCAATCCATGCTCCTCGACGCACTTAATCACTGACTTCAATGCACTAATTTCTTTCATTGCCGCATCATTCTACAGAGGAACATGATGAAGTAAGTATTCCCCATATACTGCAGCCCAAATCTATTACAGTCAGCAATAACAATCTCTAgcaaataagatatttaatgAGCTAATATCCCTTCTAACAACATTGACTAACTAGTGGAATTTGTTTAACTAAAGCACTTCAGCAATGATTCTTGTAGAATCATAAACATCAGAAGTCGCTAATGAATGTGACAGGGAGTTTTAGTTTCATAGAAATTAACAAACTAGTGAAAATTATTGACTAATTCATTATTTTAGGTCTGATCTTTAATAGAACCGGAAGTCAAAAAGCTAATGAAGCTATTTGACATATATTCTTAATAGGTTCAAGAAACATACAGAATGGCTTCCAATTCAAAAGCTGGATAAAACCTCTGACTGAAAAAAGCTACTACTAAGTATCACCAGGTTGACTTTCAGATTTTTCTCTTAACTAATGTGCATTTATTGTGCATCACAAGCCGTCTAATGTTTCCAATGATATAGCACATATATGACAAATCTCCTTCAGAGTTCAGATTACCATAAATACTAAAGCTTTATGATTGCAACCCAATCAACTTTGAAACGCAACAACAATAAGAGGGGCACCCTCTCAATACCaggtaaatgaagaaaaaattaaCAGTATTACCAATGACTGACGAGAACTCTTCCCATTCCTACGCACTTTCTGGGCAAATTTATTTGAATTCATCACGTATGCTTGCAGTAAGGGCACTGGGGGGTATTCATCAGTTAGCTCAAACTCAAAAACGAATTTGAGTGCTATAAGTTGTTTGCCCTTACTGACAAGCTTCCGTACAACATCTGTTGGAAACCATAATTTTGTCACTCACACTAAAATTCGAACTAGATGTGTATGAAATATAAGAGCACAGAAAATCAACTGGCTTAgtttcaaaatatataaaaaatgcaGAATGAGGCTATTCTGAATGCATAGGCATCATTACCAGCTCAAGCCTCAACTTTTAAGCGATGAAGGCTCTGTTTGTGAGCATAAAGCTAAAGATCACATCTTTTATATTTCTTGTGTCCAATACCATGGTCCATGAGAAGATGACTTCATCATCATATCCTAGATTGATTCAAATTTGAATAGTCTGGTAGGATCAAGTAATCATGGGGATATTTCAAATCCGAATCAGGCTGTAATTTGAGTATTTATGTAGAGATCTCTAGAAATCTATCTTAGTCATAACCGAGTAGGCCACAAATTTTCTCTACCTCAAGCTTTCAATACCTAAAAAGAATCTTCACTTGACTCCAAATTCAGTCACAAGCTTATGATACCGATGTCTGATTCCTTAAACTTAATAAACAGTCCAATTAATGGCCCTAAGTCCTAACTAGTTAAAGTTCCCCAATTAGCATGCTTTCGACAATCAGTTTGTCGTGATGTTAGATGAGGTCACCGAACGGAGCATTTGACATTGGTATGTGACGGTCATAACTAAAAATTTCTTTTACCTCAGCATATTATATTCAATAACCAAGTTCTCAAGATGTTACAATGCATCCAAGAAGCCAAGATTGATATAGTGTACACTAAGCTAACTATGCAAAAAAACACATTAATAACCACACATGCTAATACACACTTACCAGAAATTTTACTCTCGAGGCGAAGAACTCGACACAAGTCTACAGTTTGTCGATACCTAGCGCTCATAACGACATAATCAACTAGCTCATCGGCATCAAACTCACGATCAATCAACAGATTATAAGAAGCCAAGAGCTGCAAATAACCCAACCTCTCCAAACCCCAGTCCTCCTTCCCTTCTTCATCCCCTTCACTATTCAATGCCGCCATCTTCACCTTCCACTCCGCCGCGACGGCTGCAGCCCGCTCCCTAACCTCCGCTCCCATCTCCAATCCAGCCCTCATCAACTCCTCCAACAACACCACGCAAGCCGTCCTCAGCCTAGACCCCGACTGCACCTTGTCGTCCCAAAATCCCACAAGCGTGTCCAAAACCATCGATCCCGCGTCCGGCGCGTGCTTGAACGCGTCGACCAACTCAACCCTAATCGCGGCCCTTTGTTTGGGACGTTCGATTACGTATTTACGCAAACCGAACGCGTCCATTTTCTCGCACAGAGACTTCAGCTCGGGCCGCGCCGGAAACAGCTCCGACGATGACgggtttttcttcttttcgGGTTCGAATTTAGCGGATTCCAGCGCTTGGAGGGCGGCCAATTTGTC
This window contains:
- the LOC121757201 gene encoding truncated FRIGIDA-like protein 1, which gives rise to MALTTVKSIQEALSLVDEKKQSLKKAFDELESHSSSLSSFNFAWTDLDSYFSAQQSEILDKLAALQALESAKFEPEKKKNPSSSELFPARPELKSLCEKMDAFGLRKYVIERPKQRAAIRVELVDAFKHAPDAGSMVLDTLVGFWDDKVQSGSRLRTACVVLLEELMRAGLEMGAEVRERAAAVAAEWKVKMAALNSEGDEEGKEDWGLERLGYLQLLASYNLLIDREFDADELVDYVVMSARYRQTVDLCRVLRLESKISDVVRKLVSKGKQLIALKFVFEFELTDEYPPVPLLQAYVMNSNKFAQKVRRNGKSSRQSLNDAAMKEISALKSVIKCVEEHGLESQYPKDEMLMRIKRLEKEKADRKRPAAAPFPKLQLPVPPKQQKHNGNGNKRIKPAAAPSPFKRKFNGNPGFRPPHPSSMMRVGGLLPDPAASYLGSSSGAYGMPGSLVVASPYVGASADLCGLPGTPLGYLGNLNPSTSNAYTPETHAQPGYYNRAVGYGGYDVPSQYPPVYYPQ